The genomic stretch GACGGCCCAGCTCGTCACTGACGCCCTGGTGATGGCGATCTGGCGACGGGGCAAACCGGACGCGCTCTTGCATCATTCCGATCGCGGCAGCCAATACACCAGCGAACAGTTCCAGCGGCTGATGGCCGATCACGGCGTCGTCTGCTCGATGAGCCGGTCAGGCAACGTCTGGGATAACGCGGCGATGGAGAGCTTCTTCTCGTCATTGAAGACCGAGCGGACTACGCGCAGAGTGTACCGAACGAGGGATGACGCCAAGGCTGACGTCTTCGATTATATTGAGCGCTTCTACAATCCGAAACGCCGGCACTCGACGATCGGATATTTGAGCCCTATGGAGTTCGAGCAGCAGGCTGGATTAGCTTAAGCAGGTGTCAACAGAACCGGGTGCAGCTCACAGGCTCGAAACGATCAGAAACGACAATGCTGCCAAGCTCGAACAAATGCGTGCGACGGTCGAAGAGAAACTCCACGATACGTTGGAGCAGCGTTTGGCTAATAGTTTCAAGGTCGTGAGCGATCAGCTCGAACAGGTCTTCCGCGGCTTGGGCGAGATGCAAACCTTAGCCACTGGGGTGGGCGACCTAAAACGCATGATGACCAACGTTCGAGCACGCGGAACGTGGGGCGAAGTTACACTCGCTAATATTCTTGAGCACGCAATGGCGCCGGACCAATATGAAAAGAACGTTGAGGTTAGACCCGGCAGCAATCAAAGAGTTGAGTTTGCGATCAAGCTACCTGGGGGTGAAGGTGGGCCGCTCTGGCTCCCAATTGACGCGAAATTTCCTACTGAAGATTACGAGAGACTCGTGGATGCGTCTGACCGGGGAGACTTGGAGGCTGTGGAGGTCGCGGCAAAGGCCGTTGAGGCTCGCATTCGCCATTCTGCTGACGAGATCTGCACTAAATATGTTCATCCGCCCTACAGTACAGACTTTGCTATTTTGTTTTTGCCTACCGAAGGACTCTATGCCGAAATAATTCGACGGCCTGGAGTGGTAGACTCCCTCCAGCGCGACTTTCGTATCATCATTACAGGTCCCACAACCTTGCTCGCGCTTCTAAACAGCTTGCGGATGGGCTTTCGCACGCTCGCAATTCAAAAGAGATCGAGTGAGGTTTGGCAAATCCTTGGAGCAGTTAAAAGCGAGTTTGGGAAATATGGTGCCATACTTGATAAGGTTCAAAAGAAACTCCAAGAGGCCTCTAGTACCATCGACGACGTGGCCAAGCGGCGAAGAGCTATAGACCGAAAGCTTAGAACGGTAGAGGTTCTTCCAGAGATGGAAGCGGACGAGCTGCTTGGCGTCACCACCGATGTGGAGACTTCGACGGAAGCCACCGCCAGCGATCCCAGTCCTGAGTTAAGTGCTTCCTGATCTAGGCCGATTATCCATCGAACAACTCGGATGATAAGCTCCGTGAGCGGCACAACAAAACCCTAGACGAACGGCGCTGAAGCGGACGGCGACATAATGATTTTGCCCGACGGGCAAATCACTTGCCGCGTTCCGCGATGTCCGAGTCCAGCCCCTTCCGCAAAAATATTCCTCTTCGCGCCGACCCCAAATCACCGGTAGAACTCCCGCCGTCCCGTCCCCCAGAGGGGCGCTCGCGATCGTCACGGACGTGGGGCGGGATGCGGTGGACGCTTGCAGCGTCAGGCGCGGAATTGGGCGGCAGGGCGGGTCAACTCCGTGAGCAGTCCCAATGAAACGCTGACGAACGGCGCTGAGGCGGACG from Bradyrhizobium sp. Ash2021 encodes the following:
- a CDS encoding DNA recombination protein RmuC; this translates as MSTEPGAAHRLETIRNDNAAKLEQMRATVEEKLHDTLEQRLANSFKVVSDQLEQVFRGLGEMQTLATGVGDLKRMMTNVRARGTWGEVTLANILEHAMAPDQYEKNVEVRPGSNQRVEFAIKLPGGEGGPLWLPIDAKFPTEDYERLVDASDRGDLEAVEVAAKAVEARIRHSADEICTKYVHPPYSTDFAILFLPTEGLYAEIIRRPGVVDSLQRDFRIIITGPTTLLALLNSLRMGFRTLAIQKRSSEVWQILGAVKSEFGKYGAILDKVQKKLQEASSTIDDVAKRRRAIDRKLRTVEVLPEMEADELLGVTTDVETSTEATASDPSPELSAS